Proteins co-encoded in one Victivallis lenta genomic window:
- a CDS encoding glycoside hydrolase family 5 protein — protein sequence MLKKLFSVFAAMVFAVVTLPAAEARLRPVGPELSKLEWKPAGGYSRIETVDGRSVLVTDVPKDKASGHHWFERELDLKPYRGRTITFFVRYRCTDVSKPPQPYNGVKFMLAYKPGPEAPMQWPGSNGAFGSTDGWQPLAFNVTFRDTAETGVLSLGLQDSSGRIEFDLDSLQAGILFSPEDRVNLDYKVKYPERIANHRRQRGVMSPGTIRPEDLKTLKEWNVNLIRAQQTRNWGAIGTEVDLAEYDQWLNGKLDNLEKAMDQAKEYDIKFVIDLHTPPGGKISSSNMRMFFEKKYADHFIEVWRRIAKRFKDHPQLYAYDLVNEPVQAMPAPYDYWNLQRMAAEAIREIDPDTPIMIESNESDRPQTYPYLSPLAMDNIIYKVHMYFPLTYTHQRLRGEGPSSVYPGVLEGEKWDKEKIRETLQPVRDFQLRHNAEIYVGEFSAIAWAPGAEKYINDCIEIFEEYGWDWTYHAFREWSGWSVEHEGTNPSDLKPAKEDTPRKKVLLKYFSRNR from the coding sequence ATGTTGAAAAAACTGTTTTCGGTTTTTGCCGCGATGGTGTTCGCGGTTGTGACGCTTCCGGCCGCCGAGGCGCGGCTGCGGCCGGTCGGCCCGGAACTTTCGAAGCTGGAGTGGAAGCCGGCCGGCGGATACAGCCGGATTGAGACCGTCGACGGCAGGAGCGTGCTGGTCACCGACGTCCCGAAGGACAAAGCGTCCGGACACCACTGGTTCGAGCGGGAGCTCGACCTGAAACCGTATCGCGGCAGAACCATCACCTTTTTCGTCCGCTACCGGTGCACCGATGTGTCGAAACCGCCGCAGCCGTACAACGGCGTGAAGTTCATGCTGGCCTACAAGCCGGGGCCGGAGGCGCCGATGCAGTGGCCCGGCTCGAACGGCGCATTCGGTTCGACCGACGGCTGGCAGCCGCTTGCGTTCAATGTGACGTTCCGCGATACGGCCGAAACCGGCGTGCTGTCGCTCGGATTGCAGGACAGTTCGGGACGGATCGAGTTCGACCTCGATTCGCTTCAGGCCGGAATCCTGTTTTCGCCGGAGGACCGGGTCAACCTCGATTACAAGGTCAAATATCCGGAGCGCATCGCGAATCATCGCCGCCAGCGCGGCGTCATGTCGCCGGGAACCATCCGCCCCGAGGACCTCAAAACCCTGAAGGAGTGGAATGTGAATCTGATCCGCGCCCAGCAGACCCGCAACTGGGGAGCGATCGGGACGGAAGTCGATCTCGCCGAGTATGACCAGTGGCTGAACGGCAAACTCGACAACCTTGAGAAAGCGATGGATCAGGCGAAGGAGTACGACATCAAATTCGTCATTGATCTGCATACGCCGCCGGGCGGCAAGATTTCGAGCAGCAACATGCGCATGTTCTTTGAGAAGAAGTACGCCGACCATTTCATCGAGGTCTGGAGACGGATCGCAAAGCGGTTCAAGGACCATCCGCAGCTTTATGCCTACGATCTCGTGAACGAACCGGTGCAGGCGATGCCCGCGCCGTACGATTACTGGAATCTGCAGCGCATGGCCGCCGAGGCGATCCGGGAGATCGACCCGGATACGCCGATCATGATCGAGTCGAACGAATCCGACCGGCCGCAGACCTATCCGTATCTGTCGCCGCTGGCGATGGACAACATCATCTACAAGGTTCATATGTATTTCCCGCTGACCTACACACACCAGCGGCTGCGCGGCGAAGGGCCGTCCAGCGTCTATCCCGGCGTGCTCGAAGGGGAGAAGTGGGACAAGGAGAAAATCCGCGAAACCCTTCAGCCGGTGCGCGACTTCCAGCTCCGCCACAACGCGGAGATCTACGTCGGCGAATTTTCCGCCATCGCCTGGGCGCCGGGCGCGGAGAAGTACATCAACGACTGCATCGAAATCTTCGAGGAGTACGGCTGGGACTGGACCTATCACGCATTTCGCGAGTGGTCCGGCTGGAGCGTCGAGCATGAAGGGACGAATCCATCCGACCTGAAGCCCGCGAAGGAGGATACCCCCCGGAAGAAGGTCCTGCTGAAGTATTTCAGCCGGAACCGGTAA
- a CDS encoding glycoside hydrolase family 5 protein: protein MKQLLFTLAVLSALLPAAARETVGGNYAALPWKSTDGTGRIETVDGRRIAVIDVPEGSEKGQHWLTAPVDLTPFLDRRVTMSVRCRWSGVTPPLEPWNGVKFMLDYVGGNGAHFWCHPQKLWNSRDWGEISVVIEPPEPGSHSGRLVLGLESSSGRVEFDLDSLRTFVMFSPQDRVNLDYKASYPEKIAGGPRRRGVMSPHRMTEEDFKTLKEWNVNLVRFQLMRNWGRLGTELDLADYDRWINARLDRLAGELDLAARYGIKAVIDLHTPPGGSTDGKNMLMFFDKKYHDHFIEVWKRIAKRFRGHPAVWAYDLINEPTQVTPAPFDYWTTQKNAAEAVRAIDPDTPVIIESNEADRPQTYPYLSPLAMDNVIYEVHMYMPTGFTHQGVEAPEPYRSYPGSIYGTVWDKEKIRETLQPVRDFQLRHNAKIYVGEFSAVIWAPGADRYLEDCIEIFEEYGWDWSYHAFREWNGWSLEHEGESHVSMRPSPDNARKRVLLKYFSRNTAE, encoded by the coding sequence TTGAAACAGCTTCTTTTCACTCTCGCCGTGCTCTCGGCGCTGCTGCCGGCGGCGGCCCGGGAGACGGTCGGCGGCAATTACGCCGCCCTGCCGTGGAAAAGCACGGACGGCACCGGACGGATCGAAACCGTCGACGGGCGCCGCATCGCCGTCATCGACGTGCCGGAAGGTTCCGAAAAGGGACAGCACTGGCTGACCGCGCCGGTCGATCTTACGCCGTTCCTCGACCGGCGCGTGACCATGTCGGTCCGCTGCCGCTGGAGCGGCGTCACGCCGCCGCTCGAACCGTGGAACGGCGTCAAATTCATGCTCGACTACGTCGGCGGCAACGGCGCCCATTTCTGGTGCCACCCGCAGAAACTCTGGAACAGCCGCGACTGGGGCGAAATCTCCGTCGTCATCGAACCGCCGGAACCGGGTTCGCACTCCGGGCGGCTCGTGCTCGGGCTTGAAAGCAGCTCCGGCCGGGTCGAATTCGACCTCGATTCGCTCCGGACTTTCGTCATGTTCAGCCCGCAGGACCGGGTCAACCTCGACTACAAAGCAAGCTACCCGGAGAAGATCGCCGGCGGCCCGCGCCGCCGCGGCGTCATGTCGCCGCACCGCATGACCGAAGAGGATTTCAAAACGCTGAAGGAGTGGAACGTGAATCTGGTCCGCTTCCAGCTCATGCGCAACTGGGGCAGGCTCGGAACCGAACTCGACCTCGCCGATTACGACCGCTGGATCAACGCCCGGCTGGACCGGCTCGCCGGGGAGCTCGACCTTGCGGCGCGGTACGGAATCAAAGCGGTCATCGACCTCCATACCCCGCCCGGCGGCTCCACCGACGGCAAAAACATGCTCATGTTCTTTGACAAAAAGTACCACGACCACTTCATCGAAGTCTGGAAACGGATCGCGAAACGGTTCAGGGGCCACCCGGCCGTCTGGGCCTACGACCTCATCAACGAACCGACGCAGGTGACGCCCGCGCCGTTCGACTACTGGACGACCCAGAAGAACGCGGCGGAGGCGGTCCGCGCCATCGATCCGGACACCCCGGTCATAATCGAATCGAACGAGGCGGACCGCCCGCAGACCTATCCGTATCTGTCGCCGCTGGCGATGGACAATGTGATCTATGAGGTCCACATGTATATGCCGACGGGATTCACTCACCAGGGGGTTGAAGCGCCCGAACCGTACCGGAGTTATCCGGGATCGATCTACGGAACTGTGTGGGACAAGGAGAAAATCCGCGAAACCCTTCAGCCGGTGCGCGACTTCCAGCTCCGCCACAACGCGAAGATCTACGTCGGCGAATTCTCCGCCGTGATCTGGGCGCCCGGCGCCGACCGATATCTCGAAGATTGCATCGAAATCTTCGAAGAATACGGCTGGGACTGGAGTTACCACGCCTTCCGGGAATGGAACGGCTGGAGCCTCGAACATGAGGGTGAAAGCCACGTCTCCATGCGCCCGTCACCGGACAACGCCCGCAAGCGCGTGCTGCTCAAATACTTTTCGCGCAACACCGCCGAATAG
- a CDS encoding prepilin-type N-terminal cleavage/methylation domain-containing protein yields MKPLKPFTLIELLVVIAIIAILASMLLPALNQARDRAKTIKCTSNQKQLGTYVQMYTDQNNGIVMNDDGNIKPANNGKWQSMLMMLYMPGSEIKDWGFYDEQLKRPYGIFACPAGADGMPNPDGSRHYGINRHYASYEGGGGRIMRKTASIRRPSARMMLMDIDRTIAWATPCAANAADLSGNATAGGVWWKHGNGANVTFADGHSEWKSRNDVPADGWTPDLTSPRYFWGTANIQYAQQ; encoded by the coding sequence ATGAAACCGCTGAAACCATTCACACTGATCGAACTTCTGGTCGTCATTGCGATCATCGCAATCCTGGCTTCGATGCTGCTGCCCGCGCTGAACCAGGCGCGCGACCGGGCCAAAACCATCAAATGCACCTCCAACCAGAAGCAGCTCGGCACCTATGTGCAGATGTACACCGACCAGAACAACGGCATCGTCATGAACGACGACGGCAACATCAAGCCCGCCAACAACGGCAAATGGCAGTCGATGCTGATGATGCTCTACATGCCGGGTTCCGAGATCAAAGACTGGGGATTCTACGACGAACAGCTCAAGCGGCCCTACGGCATTTTCGCCTGCCCGGCCGGCGCCGACGGAATGCCGAACCCGGACGGGTCGCGCCACTACGGCATCAACCGCCACTACGCCTCCTATGAAGGCGGCGGCGGCCGGATCATGCGCAAAACCGCCTCGATCCGCCGACCCTCCGCGCGCATGATGCTGATGGACATCGACCGGACCATCGCCTGGGCGACGCCGTGCGCGGCCAACGCCGCCGACCTCTCCGGCAACGCGACCGCCGGAGGCGTCTGGTGGAAGCACGGCAACGGCGCGAACGTGACCTTCGCCGACGGCCACTCCGAATGGAAGTCCCGCAACGACGTCCCGGCCGACGGCTGGACGCCCGACCTGACCAGCCCCCGCTACTTCTGGGGCACCGCCAACATCCAGTATGCGCAGCAGTAA
- the dxs gene encoding 1-deoxy-D-xylulose-5-phosphate synthase yields MYLEQIDSPADLKKLPPDALCALAKEIRELIIDTVSENGGHLGANLGTVELTIALHYIFDIPADSLVFDVGHQAYTHKILTGRREFFRTLRRFGGCAGFPHPRESKFDASVAGHAGTAISTALGISTALGAASNPHKAIAVVGDGSLNCGISLEGLNNAHAGGKNLIIILNDNKMSISRNVGGLARSLNHIISGSFYNRFKTAAKRLLFSLPRHKTLHKMIRRFEETVKYLILPGGLFEELGIRYIGPIDGHSIPDLLYHLRHLESQQAGPVLLHVTTEKGRGYEHARQNPARYHGVPGFCKATGAIASSGKPSFSSVFGEAAVELAARHPEIHAITAAMKDGTGLTPFAEAHWDRFHDVGIAEEHAVTYAAGLAIGGLRPICAIYATFMQRALDCVYHDVVLPQLPVIFTLDRAGAVEDGPTHHGIYDLGFLRALPGLTVMAPRSGAELRRMLEFAYELKRPVAIRYPRGGSNVPPGACVPELQFGRADVVRAGAGPVIWAMGPEVDTALAAAELLNMDCCVVNARFLSPFDAELARKLAEGRTTISIEDHVLSGGLGTALDEALSGTPHGGILHFGWPADRPVPHGKVGCLRREFGLTPEAIAETVRKTAAP; encoded by the coding sequence ATGTATCTGGAACAAATCGATTCCCCGGCGGACCTGAAAAAACTTCCGCCTGACGCGCTCTGCGCATTGGCGAAGGAGATCCGGGAGCTCATCATCGACACGGTCAGCGAAAACGGCGGCCACCTCGGCGCCAACCTCGGCACGGTCGAGCTGACCATTGCGCTGCATTATATTTTCGACATCCCGGCCGATTCGCTCGTATTCGACGTCGGTCATCAGGCCTACACGCATAAGATACTGACCGGACGTCGGGAATTCTTCCGCACCCTGAGGCGATTCGGCGGATGCGCCGGTTTCCCGCATCCGCGCGAGTCGAAATTCGACGCGAGCGTGGCCGGGCACGCCGGAACCGCGATTTCGACCGCGCTCGGCATTTCGACCGCGCTCGGCGCCGCGTCGAACCCGCACAAGGCGATCGCGGTGGTCGGAGACGGCTCGCTGAACTGCGGCATTTCGCTTGAAGGGCTCAACAACGCCCACGCCGGCGGGAAAAATCTCATCATCATCCTGAACGACAATAAAATGTCGATCTCGCGGAATGTCGGCGGCCTCGCCCGGTCGCTGAACCATATTATATCAGGGAGCTTTTACAACCGGTTCAAAACCGCCGCCAAGCGGCTGCTGTTTTCGCTGCCGCGTCACAAAACGCTGCACAAGATGATCCGGCGGTTTGAGGAGACGGTCAAATACCTGATCCTGCCGGGCGGGCTCTTCGAAGAGCTCGGCATCCGTTACATCGGGCCGATCGACGGTCATTCGATTCCGGATCTGCTCTATCACCTGCGTCACCTCGAAAGCCAGCAGGCCGGCCCCGTGCTCCTGCATGTCACAACCGAAAAGGGGCGCGGCTATGAACATGCACGGCAGAATCCGGCCCGCTACCACGGCGTTCCCGGCTTCTGCAAGGCGACCGGCGCAATCGCCTCGTCCGGCAAACCGTCCTTCTCGAGCGTGTTCGGCGAAGCGGCGGTCGAGCTGGCCGCTCGCCACCCCGAGATCCACGCGATCACGGCGGCCATGAAAGACGGTACGGGGCTCACTCCGTTCGCGGAAGCGCACTGGGACCGTTTTCATGACGTCGGCATCGCCGAAGAGCATGCGGTGACCTATGCCGCCGGGCTGGCGATCGGCGGCCTGCGGCCGATCTGCGCGATCTATGCGACCTTCATGCAGCGGGCGCTCGACTGCGTCTATCACGACGTGGTGCTGCCGCAGCTGCCGGTGATCTTCACGCTGGACCGGGCCGGGGCGGTCGAAGACGGACCGACGCACCACGGCATCTACGACCTCGGTTTCCTGCGCGCACTGCCGGGCCTGACCGTCATGGCGCCGCGCTCCGGAGCGGAGCTGCGCAGAATGCTCGAATTCGCCTACGAGCTGAAGCGGCCGGTCGCTATCCGCTATCCGCGCGGCGGCAGCAACGTGCCGCCCGGCGCCTGCGTGCCGGAACTGCAGTTCGGCCGGGCCGATGTGGTCCGGGCGGGTGCGGGGCCGGTGATCTGGGCCATGGGGCCCGAAGTCGACACGGCGCTGGCGGCGGCGGAACTGCTCAATATGGATTGCTGCGTCGTCAACGCGCGCTTCCTTTCTCCGTTCGACGCGGAACTGGCGCGGAAGCTCGCCGAGGGGCGGACGACCATTTCAATCGAGGACCATGTGCTCTCGGGCGGACTCGGCACGGCGCTCGACGAAGCGCTGTCCGGAACGCCTCATGGCGGAATCCTGCACTTCGGCTGGCCGGCCGACCGGCCGGTTCCGCACGGAAAAGTCGGCTGCCTGCGGCGCGAGTTCGGCCTGACGCCGGAAGCGATCGCGGAAACCGTGCGGAAAACGGCCGCGCCATGA
- a CDS encoding GntR family transcriptional regulator, whose translation MIQPKLKITKHSTPAEYQQIRKYVIDSVLESGCAPKRLASMREMAGFFKVSTATVQRALKELVDDDYLTVKPGIGLFTNPDRGWLREKTEVIGVLAADGRQIYYENFLWDLLSAVGRRITSGRKLLYPINLFHTAGHVPESLAFLSMTGLIWLGPDFAPSAAADAFFAALTVPAVTVNDPRAGHSCISYDMELEGYQVGRKLLGEGRRSPVVIAKRPDMPQIAGLRRAFSESGTPFNDRLLVLRNPGMADRLHTIFDLLEMPEAIYAVGGMLRDIEPVLRERRPDFDRCRLIGESSVWKPDFRGWVVGHEYELLAETACSQLFAEIDGGPRRDHRIPRKIKLHHP comes from the coding sequence ATGATACAACCAAAGCTCAAAATCACCAAACACTCCACTCCGGCCGAATATCAGCAGATCCGGAAATACGTGATCGACTCGGTGCTGGAGTCCGGCTGTGCACCGAAGCGGCTGGCTTCGATGCGGGAGATGGCGGGCTTCTTCAAGGTCAGCACCGCCACGGTCCAGCGCGCGCTGAAAGAGCTTGTCGACGACGATTACCTGACCGTAAAGCCCGGAATCGGGCTTTTTACGAACCCTGACCGCGGCTGGCTGCGCGAAAAGACCGAAGTCATCGGCGTGCTGGCCGCCGACGGGCGCCAGATCTACTATGAGAATTTTCTGTGGGATCTCCTGTCGGCCGTCGGGCGCCGGATCACGTCGGGCCGGAAACTGCTGTACCCGATCAATCTGTTCCACACGGCCGGCCATGTGCCGGAGAGCCTCGCGTTTCTCTCCATGACCGGGCTGATCTGGCTCGGGCCGGACTTCGCGCCGTCCGCCGCGGCGGACGCTTTCTTCGCGGCTCTGACCGTTCCGGCGGTCACCGTCAACGATCCGCGGGCCGGACACTCCTGCATCAGTTACGACATGGAGCTCGAGGGGTATCAGGTCGGCCGGAAACTGCTGGGAGAGGGACGCCGGTCGCCGGTCGTCATCGCCAAGCGGCCCGATATGCCGCAGATCGCCGGGCTGCGCCGCGCCTTCTCCGAATCGGGAACGCCGTTCAACGACAGGCTGCTCGTGCTGCGCAATCCCGGTATGGCCGACCGTCTCCACACGATCTTCGACCTGCTCGAAATGCCCGAGGCGATCTATGCGGTCGGCGGCATGCTGCGCGACATCGAGCCGGTTCTCCGGGAGCGCCGGCCCGACTTCGACCGCTGCCGCCTGATCGGGGAGTCCTCGGTCTGGAAACCCGACTTCCGGGGCTGGGTCGTCGGCCATGAATACGAGCTTCTGGCGGAAACCGCCTGCAGCCAGCTTTTTGCGGAGATCGACGGCGGCCCCCGCAGGGACCACCGGATTCCGAGAAAAATCAAGTTGCACCATCCATAA
- a CDS encoding glycoside hydrolase family 5 protein: MRFKRLFTRTFKLAACAAAGVFALSVAAEDALPPAIPEFSGLAKAKWSLGKYGRESAKDGRTFLTVTVPADSPDKSGMNCAETQVDLSKFRGESLCFMIRVRAKDVSTPRQSYNGVKFMLNYKDGDGREFWHHPSNLKGTFDWRETSFTVSVSDSAGKGRLQLGLQDSSGEVEFDLSTLRVFRLFPRVNQNYKVKYPKEVAETPVLRGVMSPHTFTDDDLRTLHDWNVKLVRAQITRDWGKSNTDRDLAEYDKWLNGKLDHLEDVFRRAEKYGIRFVIDLHSPPGGRGEDRNMTMFFDKKYADHFVNVWERIAKRFKGNPSVWAYDLVNEPFQTRPAKYDYWNIQRMAAEAVRRIDPDTPIMIESNDWDSAPTYSYLSPLAMDNVIYQVHMYAPGQFTHQFVHNAFGEQGSKADLIKYPGMIGSEKWDKEMIRKHLKPVRDFQLRHNARIYVGEFSAIAWAPGAADYIRDCIDVFEEYGWDWTYHAFREWDGWSVEHEGMPGRLSPSKGNDRKDALLEAFRRGVEK; encoded by the coding sequence ATGCGGTTCAAACGGCTTTTCACCCGGACATTCAAGCTTGCGGCCTGCGCCGCGGCGGGAGTGTTCGCATTGTCCGTGGCGGCGGAAGACGCGCTGCCGCCGGCGATCCCCGAATTCAGCGGTCTGGCGAAGGCGAAATGGAGTCTCGGCAAGTACGGCAGAGAATCCGCAAAGGACGGCAGGACCTTCCTGACCGTCACCGTTCCGGCCGACAGCCCCGATAAGAGCGGCATGAACTGCGCCGAAACGCAGGTCGACCTCAGCAAGTTCCGCGGCGAATCGCTCTGCTTCATGATCCGGGTACGGGCGAAGGACGTCTCCACGCCGAGACAGAGCTACAACGGCGTCAAGTTCATGCTGAACTACAAGGACGGCGACGGCCGGGAATTCTGGCACCATCCGTCGAATCTGAAGGGCACCTTCGACTGGCGGGAGACCAGTTTCACGGTATCGGTATCGGACTCCGCCGGCAAGGGCCGGCTGCAGCTCGGGTTGCAGGACAGTTCGGGCGAGGTCGAGTTCGATCTCTCCACATTGCGGGTCTTCCGGCTCTTTCCGCGCGTCAACCAGAATTACAAGGTGAAGTACCCGAAGGAGGTTGCCGAGACGCCGGTCCTGCGCGGCGTGATGTCTCCGCACACCTTTACGGACGACGATCTCAGGACGCTGCATGACTGGAATGTCAAGCTCGTTCGCGCGCAGATCACCCGCGACTGGGGCAAGTCGAACACCGACCGCGATCTTGCCGAATACGACAAGTGGCTGAACGGCAAGCTCGATCACCTCGAGGACGTGTTCAGGCGCGCCGAGAAGTACGGCATCAGGTTCGTCATCGACCTGCATTCGCCTCCGGGCGGCCGCGGCGAGGACCGCAACATGACGATGTTCTTCGACAAGAAGTATGCCGATCACTTCGTGAATGTGTGGGAACGCATCGCGAAGCGGTTCAAGGGCAACCCGTCGGTCTGGGCCTATGATCTTGTCAACGAACCGTTTCAGACCCGTCCGGCCAAGTACGATTACTGGAACATCCAGCGCATGGCCGCCGAAGCGGTCCGCCGGATTGACCCGGATACTCCGATCATGATCGAATCGAACGACTGGGATTCGGCTCCGACCTACTCCTATCTGTCGCCGCTGGCGATGGACAATGTGATCTATCAGGTTCATATGTACGCTCCGGGCCAGTTCACGCACCAGTTTGTCCACAATGCCTTCGGGGAACAGGGCAGCAAGGCCGACCTCATCAAATATCCCGGCATGATCGGCAGCGAGAAGTGGGATAAGGAGATGATCCGGAAGCACCTGAAGCCGGTGCGCGATTTCCAGCTCCGGCACAACGCCCGCATCTACGTCGGCGAATTCTCCGCCATCGCCTGGGCGCCGGGCGCGGCCGACTACATCCGCGACTGCATCGACGTTTTCGAGGAGTACGGCTGGGATTGGACCTACCACGCCTTCCGCGAATGGGACGGCTGGAGCGTCGAGCATGAAGGCATGCCCGGCAGGCTCTCCCCCTCGAAAGGCAACGACCGCAAGGACGCGCTGCTCGAAGCGTTCCGGCGCGGCGTCGAAAAATAA
- a CDS encoding family 78 glycoside hydrolase catalytic domain codes for MRDWDRRAEWLERAESLKPELEHWAVEPRALVEPEFCEDAWQKCRMRDLAPAAALRERAFGGGDSFTVDFGESVVGRLRLRMRPVGRNDSPLRLRLTAAELPYEASADFSGYHGGLSRAWLQDEVVNFDILPGEFVLPRRYSLRYLKIEILCVAEQVVFDAVEVIAEAAVRDLPEPPAALSPERAAIDRVALRTLRNCMQTVMEDGPKRDRRLWLGDLRLQARANAASFRRFDLIERSLLLLAAASDDDGRVPGCIYTEPELRHGNDTVDYALLFAPTLEDLVRETGDVELGRDLYPLAVRQYELFRPGIDADGLVRYDMEGWAFIDWAAFDRQMPMQGVAIYSLRALARLAERFGYAEEAQLRRAEAERLAQALRRFRYDADRKLILSGPEGEVSWAGQIWPILAGVFTPEEAREILLAVEQVPGAQRPVTPYMHHHLLEAYCFAGLREKAEAWIDSYWGGMVRLGADTFWEVYVPGDDFLSPYGDALINSACHAWSCTPACFLR; via the coding sequence ATGAGAGATTGGGATCGTCGTGCCGAATGGCTGGAACGCGCGGAATCGCTGAAGCCGGAGCTTGAACATTGGGCCGTGGAGCCGCGGGCTCTGGTGGAGCCGGAATTCTGTGAGGACGCCTGGCAGAAGTGCCGGATGCGCGACCTCGCGCCGGCCGCGGCTTTGCGGGAGCGTGCATTCGGCGGCGGGGACTCCTTCACTGTCGATTTCGGCGAAAGCGTGGTCGGGCGGCTGCGGCTCCGCATGCGTCCGGTCGGCAGGAACGATTCGCCGCTGCGGCTGCGGCTGACCGCGGCCGAACTGCCGTACGAGGCGTCGGCGGATTTTTCCGGTTATCACGGCGGCCTCAGCCGGGCGTGGCTGCAGGACGAGGTTGTGAACTTCGACATCCTCCCCGGTGAATTTGTGCTGCCGCGCCGCTATTCGTTGCGGTATCTGAAAATCGAAATCCTCTGCGTCGCCGAGCAGGTCGTTTTCGACGCGGTCGAGGTGATCGCCGAGGCGGCGGTGCGCGATTTGCCGGAGCCGCCGGCGGCGCTTTCTCCGGAACGGGCGGCGATCGACCGCGTCGCCCTGCGGACGCTCCGCAACTGCATGCAGACGGTCATGGAAGACGGCCCGAAGCGGGATCGGCGGCTCTGGCTCGGCGACCTGCGGCTTCAGGCGCGGGCCAATGCGGCGAGCTTCCGCCGCTTCGATCTCATCGAGCGTTCTCTCCTGCTGCTGGCGGCGGCGAGCGATGACGACGGGCGTGTTCCCGGCTGCATCTATACCGAGCCGGAGCTGCGCCACGGCAACGATACGGTCGACTATGCGCTGCTCTTCGCCCCGACGCTCGAAGACCTGGTCCGCGAAACCGGGGATGTCGAGCTCGGCAGGGATTTGTATCCGCTGGCGGTCCGGCAGTACGAGCTGTTCCGCCCCGGAATCGATGCGGACGGACTGGTCCGGTACGACATGGAGGGCTGGGCATTCATCGACTGGGCCGCTTTCGACCGGCAGATGCCGATGCAGGGGGTCGCAATCTACAGCCTGCGGGCGCTGGCGCGCCTGGCGGAGCGTTTCGGCTATGCGGAGGAGGCGCAGCTCCGCCGCGCGGAAGCGGAGCGTCTGGCGCAGGCGCTCCGGCGGTTCCGTTACGACGCGGACCGGAAGCTGATCCTCTCCGGACCTGAAGGCGAGGTCTCCTGGGCCGGGCAGATCTGGCCGATCCTGGCCGGAGTCTTTACGCCGGAGGAGGCGCGTGAAATCCTGCTGGCGGTCGAACAAGTTCCGGGCGCGCAGCGTCCGGTTACACCGTATATGCACCACCATTTGCTCGAAGCGTATTGCTTTGCCGGCCTGCGCGAAAAGGCGGAGGCGTGGATCGATTCGTACTGGGGCGGCATGGTGCGGCTCGGTGCGGACACCTTCTGGGAAGTCTATGTGCCGGGCGACGATTTCCTGTCGCCGTACGGCGACGCCCTCATCAACAGCGCCTGTCACGCCTGGAGCTGCACGCCGGCCTGTTTCCTGCGCTGA